A region of Odocoileus virginianus isolate 20LAN1187 ecotype Illinois chromosome 11, Ovbor_1.2, whole genome shotgun sequence DNA encodes the following proteins:
- the DDX59 gene encoding probable ATP-dependent RNA helicase DDX59 isoform X3, with translation MFVPRSLKVKRNANDDSGSCVAKKVKSEAEDRGLDAGGDGLADASGTKGAAAAAHQEAQPRPLPGPTGPASEGTLPDSEPGTQAGDLPEEPVKSFSKTQRQAEPGEPVCVVCGRYGEYVCDETDEDVCSLECKAKHLLQVRGAEAASQPSRPQKAGSEPVAPSPTPYVYTEHAFVAHLREDQIENLRQQLGITVRGRGVPRPIVDFEHCGFPEALNRNLKASGYEVPTPIQMQMIPVGLLGRDVLASADTGSGKTAAFLLPVIVRALSQSKSPSGLVLTPTRELAIQIERQAKELMSGLPCLRTALLVGGLPAPPQRHRLRQRIQVIIATPGRLLDIIKQRSVELGSIKIVVVDEADTMLKMGFQQQVLDVLEQLPRDCQTVLASATIPASIEQLAGQLLRDPVTVTAGERNLPCPSVRQIVLWVEEPAKKKKLFEILNDKKLFKPPVLVFVDCKLGADLLSEAVQKITGLKSTSMHSDKSQMERKNTLKGLLEGDCDVVVSTGVLGRGLDLVSVKLVVNFDMPSSMDEGLRFDPCLV, from the exons ATGTTCGTTCCAAGATCCCTGAAAGTCAAGCGGAACGCTAACGATGACAGTGGAAGTTGTGTAGCCAAGAAAGTCAAATCCGAGGCAGAAGACCGGGGGCTGGATGCAGGTGGGGATGGTCTCGCCGATGCCTCGGGTACCAAAGGGGCTGCCGCAGCGGCCCACCAGGAGGCCCAGCCGCGCCCTCTCCCCGGGCCTACTGGGCCGGCGTCCGAAGGGACTCTGCCCGACTCCGAGCCAGGGACACAGGCTGGCGATCTCCCCGAAGAACCGGTGAAGTCCTTCTCCAAAACCCAGCGGCAGGCCGAGCCCGGGGAGCCGGTATGCGTGGTGTGCGGGCGGTACGGCGAGTACGTGTGCGACGAGACGGACGAAGACGTGTGCAGCCTGGAGTGCAAAGCCAAGCACCTGCTGCAGGTGAGGGGCGCGGAAGCGGCGTCCCAGCCGAGCCGCCCCCAGAAAGCGGGCTCCGAGCCGGTGGCGCCGAGCCCTACCCCCTATGTCTACACCGAGCACGCCTTCGTCGCGCACCTTCGGGAGGACCAGATTGAGAACCTCAGGCAGCAGCTGGGGATCACGGTCCGAGGCCGAGGTGTCCCCAGGCCCATCGTTGACTTTGAACACTGCGGCTTCCCCGAGGCCCTAAACCGCAATCTGAAGGCCTCCGGCTACGAAGTGCCCACCCCCATCCAGATGCAGATGATTCCGGTGGGCCTTCTGGGCAGAGACGTGCTGGCCAGCGCGGACACCGGCTCTGGGAAGACAGCCGCCTTCCTGCTTCCGGTCATCGTGCGAGCTCTGTCTCAG AGCAAATCGCCGTCGGGGCTGGTCCTCACGCCCACACGGGAGCTGGCCATTCAGATCGAGCGGCAGGCCAAGGAGCTGATGAGCGGCCTGCCCTGCCTGAGGACCGCGCTCCTGGTGGGGGGCCTGCCTGCGCCCCCCCAGCGGCACCGCCTGCGCCAGCGCATTCAG gTTATCATAGCAACTCCCGGGCGACTTCTGGATATAATAAAGCAGAGATCTGTAGAACTCGGCAGTATAAAAATTGTAGTAGTGGATGAA GCTGACACCATGTTAAAGATGGGCTTTCAGCAGCAAGTGCTTGACGTCCTGGAGCAGCTGCCTCGTGACTGTCAGACCGTGCTGGCGTCAGCCACGATCCCGGCCAGCATAGAGCAGCTCGCCGGCCAGCTCCTGCGCGACCCCGTGACGGTCACCGCCGGGGAGAGGAACCTGCCCTGCCCCAGCGTGCGCCAGATCGTCCTGTGGGTGGAAGAgccagccaaaaagaaaaaactgtttgAAATCTTGAAC GATAAGAAACTCTTTAAGCCTCCAGTGTTAGTTTTCGTGGACTGCAAGCTAGGAGCAGATCTCTTGAGCGAGGCTGTTCAGAAAATCACGGGTCTGAAAAGCACCTCCATGCACTCGGACAAGTCACAGATGGAAAGGAAAAACACACTGAAG GGGCTGCTCGAAGGAGACTGCGACGTGGTGGTGAGCACAGGGGTCCTGGGAAGAGGCCTGGACTTGGTCAGCGTCAAGCTGGTTGTCAATTTCGACATGCCTTCCAGCATGGACGA gggcctccggtttgatccctgcctggtttga
- the DDX59 gene encoding probable ATP-dependent RNA helicase DDX59 isoform X1, whose product MFVPRSLKVKRNANDDSGSCVAKKVKSEAEDRGLDAGGDGLADASGTKGAAAAAHQEAQPRPLPGPTGPASEGTLPDSEPGTQAGDLPEEPVKSFSKTQRQAEPGEPVCVVCGRYGEYVCDETDEDVCSLECKAKHLLQVRGAEAASQPSRPQKAGSEPVAPSPTPYVYTEHAFVAHLREDQIENLRQQLGITVRGRGVPRPIVDFEHCGFPEALNRNLKASGYEVPTPIQMQMIPVGLLGRDVLASADTGSGKTAAFLLPVIVRALSQSKSPSGLVLTPTRELAIQIERQAKELMSGLPCLRTALLVGGLPAPPQRHRLRQRIQVIIATPGRLLDIIKQRSVELGSIKIVVVDEADTMLKMGFQQQVLDVLEQLPRDCQTVLASATIPASIEQLAGQLLRDPVTVTAGERNLPCPSVRQIVLWVEEPAKKKKLFEILNDKKLFKPPVLVFVDCKLGADLLSEAVQKITGLKSTSMHSDKSQMERKNTLKGLLEGDCDVVVSTGVLGRGLDLVSVKLVVNFDMPSSMDEYVHQIGRVGRLGQHGTAITFINNNSKRLFWDIAKRVKPTGSLLPPQLLNSPYLHDQKRKEQQKDRQMQNDLVTGANLMDIIRKHDRSNAQK is encoded by the exons ATGTTCGTTCCAAGATCCCTGAAAGTCAAGCGGAACGCTAACGATGACAGTGGAAGTTGTGTAGCCAAGAAAGTCAAATCCGAGGCAGAAGACCGGGGGCTGGATGCAGGTGGGGATGGTCTCGCCGATGCCTCGGGTACCAAAGGGGCTGCCGCAGCGGCCCACCAGGAGGCCCAGCCGCGCCCTCTCCCCGGGCCTACTGGGCCGGCGTCCGAAGGGACTCTGCCCGACTCCGAGCCAGGGACACAGGCTGGCGATCTCCCCGAAGAACCGGTGAAGTCCTTCTCCAAAACCCAGCGGCAGGCCGAGCCCGGGGAGCCGGTATGCGTGGTGTGCGGGCGGTACGGCGAGTACGTGTGCGACGAGACGGACGAAGACGTGTGCAGCCTGGAGTGCAAAGCCAAGCACCTGCTGCAGGTGAGGGGCGCGGAAGCGGCGTCCCAGCCGAGCCGCCCCCAGAAAGCGGGCTCCGAGCCGGTGGCGCCGAGCCCTACCCCCTATGTCTACACCGAGCACGCCTTCGTCGCGCACCTTCGGGAGGACCAGATTGAGAACCTCAGGCAGCAGCTGGGGATCACGGTCCGAGGCCGAGGTGTCCCCAGGCCCATCGTTGACTTTGAACACTGCGGCTTCCCCGAGGCCCTAAACCGCAATCTGAAGGCCTCCGGCTACGAAGTGCCCACCCCCATCCAGATGCAGATGATTCCGGTGGGCCTTCTGGGCAGAGACGTGCTGGCCAGCGCGGACACCGGCTCTGGGAAGACAGCCGCCTTCCTGCTTCCGGTCATCGTGCGAGCTCTGTCTCAG AGCAAATCGCCGTCGGGGCTGGTCCTCACGCCCACACGGGAGCTGGCCATTCAGATCGAGCGGCAGGCCAAGGAGCTGATGAGCGGCCTGCCCTGCCTGAGGACCGCGCTCCTGGTGGGGGGCCTGCCTGCGCCCCCCCAGCGGCACCGCCTGCGCCAGCGCATTCAG gTTATCATAGCAACTCCCGGGCGACTTCTGGATATAATAAAGCAGAGATCTGTAGAACTCGGCAGTATAAAAATTGTAGTAGTGGATGAA GCTGACACCATGTTAAAGATGGGCTTTCAGCAGCAAGTGCTTGACGTCCTGGAGCAGCTGCCTCGTGACTGTCAGACCGTGCTGGCGTCAGCCACGATCCCGGCCAGCATAGAGCAGCTCGCCGGCCAGCTCCTGCGCGACCCCGTGACGGTCACCGCCGGGGAGAGGAACCTGCCCTGCCCCAGCGTGCGCCAGATCGTCCTGTGGGTGGAAGAgccagccaaaaagaaaaaactgtttgAAATCTTGAAC GATAAGAAACTCTTTAAGCCTCCAGTGTTAGTTTTCGTGGACTGCAAGCTAGGAGCAGATCTCTTGAGCGAGGCTGTTCAGAAAATCACGGGTCTGAAAAGCACCTCCATGCACTCGGACAAGTCACAGATGGAAAGGAAAAACACACTGAAG GGGCTGCTCGAAGGAGACTGCGACGTGGTGGTGAGCACAGGGGTCCTGGGAAGAGGCCTGGACTTGGTCAGCGTCAAGCTGGTTGTCAATTTCGACATGCCTTCCAGCATGGACGAGTACGTACATCAG ATTGGAAGAGTGGGGCGATTAGGTCAGCATGGAACAGCGATCACTTTCATCAATAACAACTCGAAAAGACTCTTCTGGGACATTGCAAAACGTGTGAAACCCACAGGGTCCTTGCTCCCCCCGCAGCTGTTAAATTCCCCTTACCTTCACGAccagaagagaaaggagcagcagaaagacagacagatgcaGAACGACCTGGTTACGGGGGCCAATCTCATGGACATTATTAGAAAGCACGATAGAAGTAATGCTCAGAAGTGA
- the DDX59 gene encoding probable ATP-dependent RNA helicase DDX59 isoform X4, with protein sequence MFVPRSLKVKRNANDDSGSCVAKKVKSEAEDRGLDAGGDGLADASGTKGAAAAAHQEAQPRPLPGPTGPASEGTLPDSEPGTQAGDLPEEPVKSFSKTQRQAEPGEPVCVVCGRYGEYVCDETDEDVCSLECKAKHLLQVRGAEAASQPSRPQKAGSEPVAPSPTPYVYTEHAFVAHLREDQIENLRQQLGITVRGRGVPRPIVDFEHCGFPEALNRNLKASGYEVPTPIQMQMIPVGLLGRDVLASADTGSGKTAAFLLPVIVRALSQSKSPSGLVLTPTRELAIQIERQAKELMSGLPCLRTALLVGGLPAPPQRHRLRQRIQVIIATPGRLLDIIKQRSVELGSIKIVVVDEADTMLKMGFQQQVLDVLEQLPRDCQTVLASATIPASIEQLAGQLLRDPVTVTAGERNLPCPSVRQIVLWVEEPAKKKKLFEILNDKKLFKPPVLVFVDCKLGADLLSEAVQKITGLKSTSMHSDKSQMERKNTLKGLLEGDCDVVVSTGVLGRGLDLVSVKLVVNFDMPSSMDELEEWGD encoded by the exons ATGTTCGTTCCAAGATCCCTGAAAGTCAAGCGGAACGCTAACGATGACAGTGGAAGTTGTGTAGCCAAGAAAGTCAAATCCGAGGCAGAAGACCGGGGGCTGGATGCAGGTGGGGATGGTCTCGCCGATGCCTCGGGTACCAAAGGGGCTGCCGCAGCGGCCCACCAGGAGGCCCAGCCGCGCCCTCTCCCCGGGCCTACTGGGCCGGCGTCCGAAGGGACTCTGCCCGACTCCGAGCCAGGGACACAGGCTGGCGATCTCCCCGAAGAACCGGTGAAGTCCTTCTCCAAAACCCAGCGGCAGGCCGAGCCCGGGGAGCCGGTATGCGTGGTGTGCGGGCGGTACGGCGAGTACGTGTGCGACGAGACGGACGAAGACGTGTGCAGCCTGGAGTGCAAAGCCAAGCACCTGCTGCAGGTGAGGGGCGCGGAAGCGGCGTCCCAGCCGAGCCGCCCCCAGAAAGCGGGCTCCGAGCCGGTGGCGCCGAGCCCTACCCCCTATGTCTACACCGAGCACGCCTTCGTCGCGCACCTTCGGGAGGACCAGATTGAGAACCTCAGGCAGCAGCTGGGGATCACGGTCCGAGGCCGAGGTGTCCCCAGGCCCATCGTTGACTTTGAACACTGCGGCTTCCCCGAGGCCCTAAACCGCAATCTGAAGGCCTCCGGCTACGAAGTGCCCACCCCCATCCAGATGCAGATGATTCCGGTGGGCCTTCTGGGCAGAGACGTGCTGGCCAGCGCGGACACCGGCTCTGGGAAGACAGCCGCCTTCCTGCTTCCGGTCATCGTGCGAGCTCTGTCTCAG AGCAAATCGCCGTCGGGGCTGGTCCTCACGCCCACACGGGAGCTGGCCATTCAGATCGAGCGGCAGGCCAAGGAGCTGATGAGCGGCCTGCCCTGCCTGAGGACCGCGCTCCTGGTGGGGGGCCTGCCTGCGCCCCCCCAGCGGCACCGCCTGCGCCAGCGCATTCAG gTTATCATAGCAACTCCCGGGCGACTTCTGGATATAATAAAGCAGAGATCTGTAGAACTCGGCAGTATAAAAATTGTAGTAGTGGATGAA GCTGACACCATGTTAAAGATGGGCTTTCAGCAGCAAGTGCTTGACGTCCTGGAGCAGCTGCCTCGTGACTGTCAGACCGTGCTGGCGTCAGCCACGATCCCGGCCAGCATAGAGCAGCTCGCCGGCCAGCTCCTGCGCGACCCCGTGACGGTCACCGCCGGGGAGAGGAACCTGCCCTGCCCCAGCGTGCGCCAGATCGTCCTGTGGGTGGAAGAgccagccaaaaagaaaaaactgtttgAAATCTTGAAC GATAAGAAACTCTTTAAGCCTCCAGTGTTAGTTTTCGTGGACTGCAAGCTAGGAGCAGATCTCTTGAGCGAGGCTGTTCAGAAAATCACGGGTCTGAAAAGCACCTCCATGCACTCGGACAAGTCACAGATGGAAAGGAAAAACACACTGAAG GGGCTGCTCGAAGGAGACTGCGACGTGGTGGTGAGCACAGGGGTCCTGGGAAGAGGCCTGGACTTGGTCAGCGTCAAGCTGGTTGTCAATTTCGACATGCCTTCCAGCATGGACGA ATTGGAAGAGTGGGGCGATTAG
- the DDX59 gene encoding probable ATP-dependent RNA helicase DDX59 isoform X2: protein MFVPRSLKVKRNANDDSGSCVAKKVKSEAEDRGLDAGGDGLADASGTKGAAAAAHQEAQPRPLPGPTGPASEGTLPDSEPGTQAGDLPEEPVKSFSKTQRQAEPGEPVCVVCGRYGEYVCDETDEDVCSLECKAKHLLQVRGAEAASQPSRPQKAGSEPVAPSPTPYVYTEHAFVAHLREDQIENLRQQLGITVRGRGVPRPIVDFEHCGFPEALNRNLKASGYEVPTPIQMQMIPVGLLGRDVLASADTGSGKTAAFLLPVIVRALSQSKSPSGLVLTPTRELAIQIERQAKELMSGLPCLRTALLVGGLPAPPQRHRLRQRIQADTMLKMGFQQQVLDVLEQLPRDCQTVLASATIPASIEQLAGQLLRDPVTVTAGERNLPCPSVRQIVLWVEEPAKKKKLFEILNDKKLFKPPVLVFVDCKLGADLLSEAVQKITGLKSTSMHSDKSQMERKNTLKGLLEGDCDVVVSTGVLGRGLDLVSVKLVVNFDMPSSMDEYVHQIGRVGRLGQHGTAITFINNNSKRLFWDIAKRVKPTGSLLPPQLLNSPYLHDQKRKEQQKDRQMQNDLVTGANLMDIIRKHDRSNAQK, encoded by the exons ATGTTCGTTCCAAGATCCCTGAAAGTCAAGCGGAACGCTAACGATGACAGTGGAAGTTGTGTAGCCAAGAAAGTCAAATCCGAGGCAGAAGACCGGGGGCTGGATGCAGGTGGGGATGGTCTCGCCGATGCCTCGGGTACCAAAGGGGCTGCCGCAGCGGCCCACCAGGAGGCCCAGCCGCGCCCTCTCCCCGGGCCTACTGGGCCGGCGTCCGAAGGGACTCTGCCCGACTCCGAGCCAGGGACACAGGCTGGCGATCTCCCCGAAGAACCGGTGAAGTCCTTCTCCAAAACCCAGCGGCAGGCCGAGCCCGGGGAGCCGGTATGCGTGGTGTGCGGGCGGTACGGCGAGTACGTGTGCGACGAGACGGACGAAGACGTGTGCAGCCTGGAGTGCAAAGCCAAGCACCTGCTGCAGGTGAGGGGCGCGGAAGCGGCGTCCCAGCCGAGCCGCCCCCAGAAAGCGGGCTCCGAGCCGGTGGCGCCGAGCCCTACCCCCTATGTCTACACCGAGCACGCCTTCGTCGCGCACCTTCGGGAGGACCAGATTGAGAACCTCAGGCAGCAGCTGGGGATCACGGTCCGAGGCCGAGGTGTCCCCAGGCCCATCGTTGACTTTGAACACTGCGGCTTCCCCGAGGCCCTAAACCGCAATCTGAAGGCCTCCGGCTACGAAGTGCCCACCCCCATCCAGATGCAGATGATTCCGGTGGGCCTTCTGGGCAGAGACGTGCTGGCCAGCGCGGACACCGGCTCTGGGAAGACAGCCGCCTTCCTGCTTCCGGTCATCGTGCGAGCTCTGTCTCAG AGCAAATCGCCGTCGGGGCTGGTCCTCACGCCCACACGGGAGCTGGCCATTCAGATCGAGCGGCAGGCCAAGGAGCTGATGAGCGGCCTGCCCTGCCTGAGGACCGCGCTCCTGGTGGGGGGCCTGCCTGCGCCCCCCCAGCGGCACCGCCTGCGCCAGCGCATTCAG GCTGACACCATGTTAAAGATGGGCTTTCAGCAGCAAGTGCTTGACGTCCTGGAGCAGCTGCCTCGTGACTGTCAGACCGTGCTGGCGTCAGCCACGATCCCGGCCAGCATAGAGCAGCTCGCCGGCCAGCTCCTGCGCGACCCCGTGACGGTCACCGCCGGGGAGAGGAACCTGCCCTGCCCCAGCGTGCGCCAGATCGTCCTGTGGGTGGAAGAgccagccaaaaagaaaaaactgtttgAAATCTTGAAC GATAAGAAACTCTTTAAGCCTCCAGTGTTAGTTTTCGTGGACTGCAAGCTAGGAGCAGATCTCTTGAGCGAGGCTGTTCAGAAAATCACGGGTCTGAAAAGCACCTCCATGCACTCGGACAAGTCACAGATGGAAAGGAAAAACACACTGAAG GGGCTGCTCGAAGGAGACTGCGACGTGGTGGTGAGCACAGGGGTCCTGGGAAGAGGCCTGGACTTGGTCAGCGTCAAGCTGGTTGTCAATTTCGACATGCCTTCCAGCATGGACGAGTACGTACATCAG ATTGGAAGAGTGGGGCGATTAGGTCAGCATGGAACAGCGATCACTTTCATCAATAACAACTCGAAAAGACTCTTCTGGGACATTGCAAAACGTGTGAAACCCACAGGGTCCTTGCTCCCCCCGCAGCTGTTAAATTCCCCTTACCTTCACGAccagaagagaaaggagcagcagaaagacagacagatgcaGAACGACCTGGTTACGGGGGCCAATCTCATGGACATTATTAGAAAGCACGATAGAAGTAATGCTCAGAAGTGA